In a single window of the Pocillopora verrucosa isolate sample1 chromosome 4, ASM3666991v2, whole genome shotgun sequence genome:
- the LOC131773545 gene encoding CDGSH iron-sulfur domain-containing protein 3, mitochondrial, giving the protein MDQLSVDGASSITAKKTKNYENLCPAVAMYGPCNVEDLEPGKTMKWCTCGLSKKQPWCDGAHKKTGFKSLKWKVPDHPQRIYSICNCKHTKNPPLCDATHVNLPAVVETRQKNCDSAHDEDMKLCTGCGWVPKW; this is encoded by the exons ATGGACCAGCTATCTGTTGACGGTGCTTCTTCCATCACGGCGAAGAAGACGAAAAACTATGAAAACCTCTGTCCAGCAGTTGCAATG TATGGACCCTGTAATGTGGAAGACTTAGAACCAGGAAAAACCATGAAGTGGTGTACATGCGGACTGAGCAAGAAGCAGCCATGGTGCGATG gagctCACAAGAAAACTGGTTTCAAGTCTCTTAAATGGAAGGTTCCAGATCATCCCCAAAGAATCTATTCTATTTGTAACTGTAAACACACCAAGAATCCACCGCTCTGTGATGCCACTCATGTAAACCTCCCAGCTGTGGTAGAGACAAGGCAAAAGAACTGTGACAGTGCTCATGATGAAGACATGAAGTTATGTACTGGGTGTGGATGGGTACCAAAGTggtga